In the Diprion similis isolate iyDipSimi1 chromosome 2, iyDipSimi1.1, whole genome shotgun sequence genome, one interval contains:
- the LOC124416272 gene encoding uncharacterized protein LOC124416272 — MEGILVGSHHIRQDSTANNIQQIKITLENLTKKFDTLDRNMNHNTAEVVNMRAVVTSCEQAANFCSDKVDELTRMVTELTRSNREMEATLQQGNLTNVVHNIAKTINANFKHGDIVDIFRAKAKPNKKQPIIVRMNNNENRNIWLEKRRTLIQTNHNIEGIPKTTKIYINEALTIANKSLLYHTKSFAHENNYKFVWVKDGKIFLRETEESRIIRIDSLTLLQKQRSINAVSSET, encoded by the exons ATGGAGGGAATTCTTGTTGGATCACATCATATTAGACAGGATAGTACTGCAAATAACattcaacaaataaaaataacgctCGAAAACCTaaccaaaaaatttgacaccCTAGACAGAAACATGAATCACAACACCGCCGAAGTCGTTAATATGAGGGCTGTGGTGACATCTTGCGAACAGGCTGCCAATTTCTGTTCTGACAAAGTAGACGAGCTGACCCGGATGGTAACGGAGCTAACGAGAAGCAATCGAGAAATGGAAGCCACat TGCAGCAAGGTAACCTCACGAACGTAGTCCACAATATAGCAAAAACCATTAACGCCAATTTCAAACACGGAGACATTGTAGATATCTTCAGGGCAAAGGCAAAACCAAACAAAAAGCAGCCTATCATAGTCAGGATGAACAACAATGAAAACCGCAACATCTGGCTAGAAAAGCGAAGGACACTAATTCAGACAAATCATAATATAGAAGGCATACCAAAAACGAccaaaatatacataaatgaaGCTCTAACAATCGCAAATAAATCTCTCCTGTATCACACAAAATCTTTCGCGcacgaaaataattataaatttgtgTGGGTGAAAGACGGTAAAATCTTTCTTAGGGAAACAGAAGAAAGTAGAATTATTAGGATTGACTCATTGACTCTACTCCAAAAACAACGATCGATAAATGCAGTATCATCGGAAACATAA